In a single window of the Bradyrhizobium erythrophlei genome:
- the rplL gene encoding 50S ribosomal protein L7/L12 — translation MADLQKIVDDLSSLTVLEAAELAKLLEEKWGVSAAAAVAVAGPAAAAAAPAEEKTEFSVILLAAGEKKIEVIKEVRAITGLGLKEAKDLVEGAPKPVKEGVNKDESEKIKAQLEKAGAKVELK, via the coding sequence ATGGCTGACTTACAGAAGATTGTTGACGACCTCTCGAGCCTCACTGTGCTCGAGGCTGCCGAACTCGCGAAGCTGCTGGAAGAAAAGTGGGGCGTTTCCGCCGCTGCCGCCGTTGCGGTGGCCGGCCCGGCCGCTGCCGCCGCTGCCCCGGCTGAAGAAAAGACCGAATTCTCGGTCATTCTGCTCGCCGCCGGCGAGAAGAAGATTGAAGTCATCAAGGAAGTCCGTGCCATCACCGGCCTCGGCCTCAAGGAAGCCAAGGACTTGGTCGAGGGCGCGCCGAAGCCTGTGAAGGAAGGCGTCAACAAGGACGAATCCGAGAAGATCAAGGCTCAGCTCGAGAAGGCTGGCGCCAAGGTTGAACTCAAGTAA
- the rpoB gene encoding DNA-directed RNA polymerase subunit beta — protein sequence MAQQTFTGRKRVRKFFGHIKEVAEMPNLIEVQKASYDQFLMVDEPTGGRLDEGLQAVFRSVFPISDFSGTSMLEFVRYEFEPPKYDVDECRQRGMTYAAPLKVTLRLIVFDIDEETGAKSVKDIKEQDVYMGDIPLMTMNGTFVVNGTERVIVSQMHRSPGVFFDHDKGKTHSSGKLLFAARVIPYRGSWLDIEFDAKDIVFARIDRRRKIPVTSLMFALGLDGETILSTFYKKIIYKRTKDGWRVPFDATRFRGYSTINDLIDADSGKVVLEAGKKLTVRAARQLQEKGLKALRLSDEELVGNYLAEDLVNPKTGEIYAEAGEEITEKSLKALNEHGYKELPLLDIDHVNVGAYIRNTLHADKNMTREDALFDIYRVMRPGEPPTIDSAQSMFQSLFFDSERYDLSAVGRVKMNMRLELDAPDTHRTLRKEDILAVIKTLVDLRDGKGEIDDIDHLGNRRVRSVGELMENQYRIGLLRMERAIKERMSSVDIDTVMPQDLINAKPAAAAVREFFGSSQLSQFMDQTNPLSEITHKRRLSALGPGGLTRERAGFEVRDVHPTHYGRICPIETPEGPNIGLINSLATFARVNKYGFVETPYRKVKDGRVTDEVIYLSAMEEGRYHVAQANVALDNKGRFTDDLVVCRHSGDVLMITPDKVDYMDVSPKQLVSVAAALIPFLENDDANRALMGSNMQRQAVPLVRAEAPFVGTGMEGVVARDSGAAIAARRSGVIDQIDATRIVIRATEDLDPTKSGVDIYRLMKYQRSNQSTCINQRPLVKVGDLVRKGDIIADGPSTDLGELALGRNVLVAFMPWNGYNFEDSILLSERIVKDDVFTSIHIEEFEVMARDTKLGPEEITRDIPNVSEEALKNLDEAGIVYIGAEVRAGDILVGKITPKGESPMTPEEKLLRAIFGEKASDVRDTSLRVPPGVQGTIVEVRVFNRHGVDKDERALAIEREEIERLAKDRDDEQAILDRNVYGRLAELLENRQGIAGPKGFKKDTKITRAVLDEHPRSQWWMFASPNDKLMAEIEAMRKQYDESKKGLEQRFLDKVEKLQRGDELPPGVMKMVKVFVAVKRKIQPGDKMAGRHGNKGVVSKIVPIEDMPFLEDGTHADIVLNPLGVPSRMNVGQILETHLGWACAGLGRRIGQAVDAYLASAKQDTKPLKETLKKIYGDEETIKSLNDTELMELSGNLRHGVPIATPVFDGAKEADIEEMLKLAGLDASGQSTVYDGRTGDAFDRKVTVGYIYMLKLHHLVDDKIHARSIGPYSLVTQQPLGGKAQFGGQRFGEMEVWALEAYGAAYTLQEMLTVKSDDVAGRTKVYEAIVRGDDTFEAGIPESFNVLVKEMRSLGLNVDLHNSKVGGTTSEAAE from the coding sequence ATGGCGCAGCAGACATTCACCGGTCGGAAACGCGTTCGCAAGTTCTTCGGACATATCAAGGAAGTCGCAGAGATGCCGAACCTCATCGAGGTTCAGAAGGCGTCCTATGACCAGTTCTTGATGGTTGACGAGCCCACAGGCGGGCGGCTGGACGAAGGCTTGCAGGCCGTGTTCCGGTCGGTGTTTCCGATCTCGGATTTCTCCGGCACCTCGATGCTGGAATTCGTCCGCTACGAGTTCGAGCCGCCGAAATATGACGTCGACGAGTGCCGCCAGCGCGGCATGACCTATGCTGCGCCGCTGAAGGTGACGCTGCGCCTGATCGTGTTCGATATCGACGAGGAAACGGGCGCCAAGTCGGTGAAGGACATCAAGGAGCAGGACGTCTACATGGGTGATATCCCGCTCATGACCATGAACGGCACCTTCGTCGTCAACGGCACCGAGCGCGTCATCGTCTCCCAGATGCATCGTTCGCCCGGCGTGTTCTTCGATCACGACAAGGGCAAAACCCATTCGTCGGGCAAACTGCTGTTTGCCGCGCGCGTGATTCCCTATCGCGGCTCCTGGCTCGACATCGAATTCGACGCCAAGGACATCGTGTTCGCGCGCATCGACCGCCGCCGCAAGATTCCGGTGACCTCGCTGATGTTCGCGCTCGGTCTCGACGGCGAGACCATCCTGAGCACGTTCTACAAGAAGATCATCTACAAGCGCACTAAGGACGGCTGGCGCGTGCCGTTCGACGCCACCCGTTTCCGCGGCTACAGCACGATCAACGACCTGATCGATGCCGACAGCGGCAAGGTGGTGCTCGAGGCCGGCAAGAAGCTGACCGTGCGCGCTGCGCGCCAGCTGCAGGAAAAGGGCCTCAAGGCGCTGCGGCTGTCGGATGAGGAGTTGGTCGGTAACTACCTGGCCGAAGATCTCGTCAATCCGAAGACCGGTGAAATCTATGCCGAGGCCGGCGAGGAAATCACCGAGAAGTCGCTGAAGGCGCTCAACGAGCACGGCTACAAGGAATTGCCGCTGCTCGACATCGACCATGTCAATGTCGGCGCCTACATCCGCAACACGCTGCACGCCGACAAGAACATGACGCGTGAAGACGCGCTGTTCGACATCTATCGTGTGATGCGTCCCGGCGAGCCGCCGACCATCGACTCGGCCCAGAGCATGTTCCAGTCGCTGTTCTTCGACAGCGAGCGCTATGACCTGTCCGCGGTCGGCCGCGTCAAGATGAACATGCGCCTCGAGCTCGATGCGCCCGACACCCATCGCACGCTGCGCAAGGAAGACATTCTCGCCGTCATCAAGACGCTGGTCGATCTGCGCGACGGCAAGGGCGAGATCGACGACATCGACCATCTCGGCAACCGGCGCGTGCGCTCGGTCGGCGAGTTGATGGAGAACCAGTACCGTATCGGCCTGCTCCGCATGGAGCGTGCGATCAAGGAGCGCATGTCCAGTGTCGATATCGACACTGTGATGCCGCAGGACCTGATCAACGCCAAGCCGGCGGCCGCCGCGGTGCGCGAGTTCTTCGGCTCGTCGCAATTGTCGCAGTTCATGGACCAGACCAATCCGCTGTCGGAAATCACCCACAAGCGCCGTCTCTCGGCGCTTGGCCCGGGCGGTCTGACCCGCGAGCGCGCCGGCTTCGAGGTGCGCGACGTGCATCCGACGCATTACGGCCGGATCTGCCCGATCGAAACGCCGGAAGGCCCGAACATCGGCCTGATCAATTCGCTCGCGACCTTTGCGCGCGTCAACAAATACGGCTTCGTCGAGACCCCCTATCGCAAGGTCAAGGACGGCCGCGTCACCGACGAGGTGATCTATCTCTCGGCGATGGAGGAAGGCCGCTATCACGTTGCGCAGGCCAATGTGGCGCTCGACAACAAGGGCCGCTTCACCGACGACCTCGTGGTCTGCCGCCATTCCGGCGACGTGCTGATGATCACGCCGGACAAGGTCGACTACATGGACGTGTCGCCGAAGCAGTTGGTTTCGGTGGCGGCGGCGTTGATTCCGTTCCTCGAGAACGACGACGCCAACCGCGCGCTGATGGGCTCGAACATGCAGCGTCAGGCCGTGCCTTTGGTGCGCGCCGAGGCACCGTTCGTCGGCACCGGCATGGAAGGCGTGGTCGCGCGCGACTCGGGAGCCGCGATCGCGGCACGCCGCTCGGGCGTGATCGACCAGATCGACGCCACCCGTATCGTGATCCGCGCCACCGAGGATCTCGACCCCACCAAGTCGGGCGTCGATATCTACCGGCTGATGAAGTACCAGCGCTCGAACCAGTCGACCTGCATCAACCAGCGTCCGCTGGTGAAGGTCGGCGACCTCGTGCGCAAGGGCGACATCATCGCCGACGGTCCCTCGACCGATCTCGGCGAACTCGCGCTCGGCCGCAACGTGCTGGTCGCGTTCATGCCGTGGAATGGCTACAACTTCGAAGACTCGATCCTGCTCTCCGAGCGGATCGTGAAGGACGACGTCTTCACCTCGATCCACATCGAGGAATTCGAAGTGATGGCCCGCGATACCAAGCTCGGGCCTGAGGAAATCACCCGCGACATTCCGAACGTTTCGGAAGAAGCGCTGAAGAACCTCGACGAAGCCGGTATCGTCTATATCGGCGCGGAAGTGCGCGCCGGCGACATCCTGGTCGGCAAGATCACGCCGAAGGGCGAAAGTCCGATGACGCCGGAAGAAAAGCTTCTGCGCGCCATCTTCGGTGAAAAGGCCTCCGACGTTCGCGACACCTCGCTCCGCGTGCCCCCGGGCGTGCAGGGCACTATCGTCGAAGTCCGCGTCTTCAACCGGCATGGCGTCGACAAGGACGAGCGCGCCCTGGCGATCGAGCGGGAAGAGATCGAGCGTCTGGCCAAGGACCGCGACGACGAGCAGGCGATTCTCGACCGTAACGTCTACGGCCGTCTGGCGGAGCTTCTGGAAAACCGCCAGGGCATCGCCGGTCCGAAGGGCTTCAAGAAGGATACCAAGATCACGCGCGCGGTGCTCGACGAGCATCCGCGTTCGCAATGGTGGATGTTTGCCTCGCCCAACGACAAGCTGATGGCCGAAATCGAGGCGATGCGGAAGCAGTACGACGAATCGAAGAAGGGCCTTGAACAGCGCTTCCTCGATAAGGTCGAGAAGCTGCAGCGTGGCGATGAATTGCCGCCCGGCGTGATGAAGATGGTCAAGGTCTTCGTCGCGGTGAAGCGCAAGATTCAGCCCGGCGACAAGATGGCGGGCCGTCACGGCAACAAGGGCGTCGTATCCAAGATCGTTCCGATCGAGGACATGCCGTTCCTTGAGGACGGGACGCATGCCGACATCGTGCTCAATCCGTTGGGCGTGCCGAGCCGGATGAACGTCGGGCAGATCCTCGAAACCCATCTGGGCTGGGCCTGCGCGGGCCTCGGCAGGCGGATCGGGCAGGCGGTCGACGCCTACCTGGCATCCGCCAAGCAGGACACCAAGCCGCTGAAGGAGACCTTGAAAAAGATCTACGGCGACGAGGAAACCATCAAGTCGCTCAACGACACGGAATTGATGGAGCTTAGCGGCAACCTGCGACACGGCGTGCCGATCGCAACGCCGGTGTTCGACGGTGCCAAGGAAGCCGACATCGAGGAGATGCTGAAGCTCGCGGGTCTCGACGCTTCCGGACAATCGACCGTCTATGACGGCCGGACCGGCGACGCGTTCGATCGCAAGGTGACGGTTGGGTACATCTACATGCTCAAGCTGCACCACCTTGTGGACGACAAGATCCACGCCCGTTCGATCGGGCCGTACTCGCTCGTGACCCAGCAGCCGCTGGGTGGCAAGGCGCAGTTCGGCGGCCAGCGTTTCGGCGAAATGGAAGTGTGGGCGCTCGAGGCTTATGGCGCGGCGTACACGCTCCAGGAAATGCTGACCGTGAAGTCGGACGACGTCGCCGGCCGTACCAAGGTGTACGAGGCGATCGTCCGCGGCGACGACACGTTCGAGGCCGGTATCCCGGAATCGTTCAACGTGCTGGTCAAGGAAATGCGCTCGCTCGGCCTCAACGTCGATCTGCACAATTCCAAGGTCGGCGGCACCACGTCGGAAGCGGCGGAGTAA
- the rpoC gene encoding DNA-directed RNA polymerase subunit beta', protein MNQEIMNLFNPTTPAQVFDQIRISIASPEKILSWSYGEIKKPETINYRTFKPERDGLFCARIFGPIKDYECLCGKYKRMKYKGIICEKCSVEVTLSRVRRERMGHIELAAPVAHIWFLKSLPSRIGLLLDMTLKDLERILYFEYYVVLEPGLTALKDRQLLSEDEYLKAQDEYGQDSFTAMIGAEAIRELLKGLELEKLEASLRVEMQETESDIKHKKLAKRLKIVEAFRYSGNKPEWMILTVVPVIPPDLRPLVPLDGGRFATSDLNDLYRRVINRNNRLKRLMELRAPDIIIRNEKRMLQEAVDALFDNGRRGRVITGANKRPLKSLADMLKGKQGRFRQNLLGKRVDYSGRSVIVVGPELRLHQCGLPKKMALELFKPFIYSRLDAKGLSTTVKQAKKLVEKERPEVWDILDEVIREHPVLLNRAPTLHRLGIQAFEPVLIEGKAIQLHPLVCAAFNADFDGDQMAVHVPLSLEAQLEARVLMMSTNNILHPANGQPIIVPSQDIVLGLYYLSILREGLPGEGKLYGEMAEIEHALHSKVIHLHTKIKYRWQGVDENGKAVTRWYETTAGRAMLGQVLPKSPKMQFDVINKLMTKKEISGVIDQVYRHCGQKETVIFCDRIMALGFYNAFKAGISFGKDDMVVPASKWKIVEDTRTLAKEFEQQYNDGLITHGEKYNKVVDAWSKCTKKISEDMMTEISAVKKNPKGGEAQINSIFMMSNSGARGSQDQMRQLAGMRGLMAKPSGEIIETPIISNFKEGLSVLEYFNSTHGARKGLADTALKTANSGYLTRRLVDVAQDCIITADDCGTKLGIKMRAIIDAGTVVASLASRILGRTNGEDLRDPATNKVVVKRGTLMEEAHVDAIQQAGIQEVKIRSALTCELVNGICGKCYGRDLARGTPVNHGEAVGVIAAQSIGEPGTQLTMRTFHIGGAAQINEQSFIESNFDGKVTIKNKAIAKNGEGHLVAMVRNMVVAVTDADGTERATHRIQYGARMRVDEGDMVKRGQRIAEWDPYTRPVLTEVEGTIGFEDLVEGQSISETLDESTGIAKRVVIDWRTTRGGTDLRPAIVIKGKDGKILKLARGGEARYMLSVDAILSVDVGAKVKTGDILARISTESAKTRDITGGLPRVAELFEARKPKDAAIIAEIAGTIRFGRDYKNKRRISIEPMDKNEETREYLIPKGKHIHLQDGDIVEKGDFIVEGNPAPHDILAIKGIEELAAYLVNEIQEVYRLQGVLINDKHIEVIVRQMLQKVEITDQGETDMISGEQIDKIEFDQLNAKAKEEGKKPATGTPVLLGITKASLQTRSFFSAASFQETTRVLTEAAVNGKVDPLEGLKENVIVGRLIPAGTGASMAKIREVAVKRDKLILDEREKQATIVPAAPEVEPLALPPAE, encoded by the coding sequence ATGAATCAAGAAATTATGAATCTCTTTAATCCGACGACGCCGGCTCAGGTCTTCGACCAGATCCGGATCTCGATCGCGTCCCCGGAGAAGATTCTGTCGTGGTCCTACGGCGAGATCAAGAAGCCGGAGACCATCAACTACCGCACCTTCAAGCCCGAGCGTGACGGCTTGTTCTGCGCGCGCATTTTTGGACCGATCAAGGACTACGAGTGCTTGTGCGGCAAGTACAAGCGCATGAAGTACAAGGGTATCATCTGCGAAAAGTGCTCGGTCGAAGTGACGCTATCGCGGGTCCGGCGCGAGCGCATGGGCCATATCGAGCTGGCCGCCCCGGTTGCACATATCTGGTTTTTGAAGTCGCTGCCCTCCCGCATCGGCCTTCTGCTCGACATGACGCTGAAGGATCTCGAGCGGATTCTGTATTTCGAATACTACGTCGTTCTCGAGCCCGGCCTCACCGCGCTCAAGGACCGTCAGCTGCTGTCGGAAGACGAGTATCTGAAGGCGCAGGACGAATACGGCCAGGACAGCTTCACCGCCATGATCGGCGCCGAGGCGATCCGTGAATTGCTGAAGGGACTTGAGCTCGAAAAGCTCGAGGCCTCCTTGCGCGTCGAGATGCAGGAAACCGAATCCGACATCAAGCACAAGAAGCTCGCCAAGCGTCTCAAAATCGTCGAGGCGTTCCGCTATTCCGGCAACAAGCCGGAGTGGATGATCCTTACCGTGGTGCCGGTGATTCCGCCGGACCTGCGTCCGCTGGTGCCGCTCGACGGCGGCCGCTTCGCGACCTCGGATCTCAACGATCTCTATCGCCGCGTCATCAACCGCAACAACCGGCTGAAGCGGCTGATGGAGCTGCGCGCGCCTGACATCATCATCCGCAACGAAAAGCGCATGCTGCAGGAGGCCGTCGACGCCCTGTTCGACAACGGCCGTCGCGGCCGCGTCATCACCGGCGCCAACAAGCGTCCGCTGAAGTCGCTGGCCGACATGCTCAAGGGCAAGCAGGGCCGGTTCCGGCAGAACCTGCTCGGCAAGCGCGTCGACTATTCCGGCCGTTCGGTGATCGTGGTCGGTCCCGAACTGCGGCTGCATCAGTGCGGCCTGCCGAAGAAGATGGCGCTGGAGCTGTTCAAGCCGTTCATCTATTCGCGGCTCGACGCCAAGGGTCTGTCCACCACGGTGAAGCAGGCCAAGAAGCTGGTCGAAAAAGAGCGTCCCGAGGTCTGGGATATTCTCGACGAGGTGATCCGCGAGCATCCCGTGCTGCTGAACCGCGCGCCGACGCTGCATCGTCTCGGCATCCAGGCGTTCGAGCCGGTGCTGATCGAGGGCAAGGCGATCCAGCTGCATCCCCTGGTGTGCGCTGCGTTCAACGCCGACTTCGACGGCGACCAGATGGCCGTGCACGTTCCGCTGTCGCTGGAAGCGCAGCTGGAAGCGCGCGTGCTGATGATGTCGACCAACAACATCCTGCATCCGGCCAATGGTCAGCCGATCATCGTGCCGTCGCAGGATATCGTGCTCGGCCTGTACTATCTTTCGATCCTGCGCGAAGGCCTCCCGGGCGAAGGCAAGCTGTACGGCGAGATGGCGGAGATCGAGCATGCCTTGCACTCCAAGGTCATCCATCTCCACACCAAGATCAAATACCGCTGGCAGGGCGTCGACGAGAACGGCAAGGCGGTCACCCGCTGGTACGAAACCACGGCCGGCCGCGCCATGCTCGGCCAGGTGCTGCCGAAATCGCCGAAGATGCAGTTCGACGTCATCAACAAGCTGATGACCAAGAAGGAAATCTCCGGCGTGATCGACCAGGTCTATCGCCACTGCGGCCAGAAGGAGACGGTGATCTTCTGCGACCGCATCATGGCGCTCGGCTTCTACAATGCGTTCAAGGCCGGCATTTCCTTCGGCAAGGACGACATGGTGGTGCCGGCGTCGAAGTGGAAGATCGTCGAGGACACCCGTACGCTGGCGAAGGAATTCGAGCAGCAGTACAATGACGGCCTGATCACCCACGGCGAGAAATACAACAAGGTCGTGGATGCCTGGTCGAAGTGCACCAAGAAGATCTCCGAAGACATGATGACGGAAATCTCCGCCGTTAAGAAGAATCCGAAAGGCGGCGAGGCCCAGATCAACTCGATCTTCATGATGTCGAACTCCGGCGCCCGCGGTTCGCAGGACCAGATGCGTCAGCTTGCCGGCATGCGCGGCCTGATGGCGAAGCCGTCGGGCGAGATCATCGAGACGCCGATCATTTCCAACTTCAAGGAAGGCCTCTCGGTGCTTGAATACTTCAACTCGACCCACGGCGCCCGCAAGGGTCTCGCGGATACCGCGTTGAAGACGGCGAACTCCGGTTACCTGACGCGTCGTCTCGTCGACGTGGCGCAGGACTGCATCATCACCGCCGACGATTGCGGCACCAAGCTCGGCATCAAGATGCGCGCCATCATCGATGCCGGCACGGTGGTCGCGTCGCTGGCGTCGCGCATCCTCGGCCGCACCAACGGCGAGGATCTGCGCGATCCCGCGACCAACAAGGTCGTGGTCAAGCGCGGCACGCTGATGGAGGAGGCCCACGTCGACGCCATCCAGCAGGCCGGCATCCAGGAAGTGAAGATCCGCTCGGCGCTGACCTGCGAACTCGTCAACGGCATCTGCGGCAAGTGCTACGGGCGCGACCTCGCCCGCGGCACGCCGGTCAACCACGGCGAGGCGGTCGGCGTCATCGCCGCCCAGTCGATCGGCGAACCCGGCACCCAGCTGACGATGCGTACGTTCCACATCGGCGGAGCGGCGCAGATCAACGAGCAGTCGTTCATCGAGTCGAATTTCGACGGCAAGGTGACGATCAAGAACAAGGCGATCGCCAAGAACGGCGAAGGCCATCTGGTTGCGATGGTGCGCAACATGGTGGTCGCGGTGACCGACGCCGACGGCACCGAGCGGGCGACCCACCGCATTCAGTACGGTGCGCGGATGCGGGTCGACGAAGGCGATATGGTCAAGCGCGGCCAGCGCATCGCCGAATGGGATCCCTACACCCGGCCGGTTCTGACCGAGGTCGAGGGCACCATCGGGTTCGAGGATCTGGTCGAGGGCCAGTCGATCTCGGAGACGCTCGACGAATCCACCGGTATCGCCAAGCGCGTCGTCATCGATTGGCGCACGACGCGGGGCGGGACGGATCTGCGTCCGGCCATCGTCATCAAGGGCAAGGATGGAAAGATCCTCAAGCTCGCGCGTGGCGGTGAGGCCCGCTACATGCTGTCGGTCGACGCGATTCTGTCGGTCGACGTTGGAGCCAAGGTGAAGACCGGCGATATTCTGGCGCGTATCTCCACCGAGAGCGCCAAGACCCGCGACATCACCGGCGGTCTGCCGCGGGTCGCCGAACTGTTCGAGGCTCGCAAGCCGAAGGACGCGGCGATCATCGCGGAAATCGCAGGCACCATCCGGTTCGGCCGCGACTACAAGAACAAGCGGCGGATCTCGATCGAGCCGATGGACAAGAACGAGGAGACTCGCGAGTACCTCATTCCAAAGGGCAAGCACATCCATCTGCAGGACGGCGACATCGTCGAAAAGGGCGACTTCATCGTCGAAGGCAATCCGGCGCCGCACGACATTCTGGCGATCAAGGGCATCGAGGAACTCGCGGCCTATCTGGTCAACGAAATCCAGGAGGTCTACCGGCTGCAGGGCGTGCTGATCAACGACAAGCACATCGAAGTGATTGTCCGTCAGATGCTGCAGAAGGTGGAGATCACCGACCAGGGCGAGACCGACATGATCTCGGGCGAACAGATCGACAAGATCGAGTTCGACCAGCTCAACGCCAAGGCCAAGGAAGAGGGTAAGAAGCCCGCCACGGGAACCCCGGTGCTGCTCGGCATTACCAAGGCGAGCCTGCAGACTCGCTCGTTCTTCTCGGCGGCCTCGTTCCAGGAGACCACCCGCGTGCTCACCGAAGCCGCCGTCAACGGCAAGGTGGACCCGCTGGAAGGCCTCAAGGAGAACGTCATTGTCGGCCGGCTGATCCCGGCAGGCACCGGCGCCTCGATGGCCAAGATCCGCGAAGTCGCCGTCAAGCGCGACAAGCTGATCCTCGACGAACGCGAGAAGCAGGCGACGATTGTGCCTGCGGCTCCCGAAGTCGAACCGCTGGCGTTGCCGCCAGCGGAATAA
- a CDS encoding FAD-dependent oxidoreductase, which produces MLDLAIVGGGPGGLMSAWYLKKKLGELCRVTIYEASDRVGGKVLTRKFDSAPAMYEAGVAEIYDYSMTGPDPLRELIQHFGLQTIPMDAEQIQLDGELLQDVPGMRRKYGAKTAEAIETFRKRCAEMVSPAEYYEGVGAHDNEHPWAYISCEALLDREVQDETAKRFFKVMARSDLATESHNTNGLNALKNFVMDVDGYLGLYSIQNGNEQLIDCLQSEVAADIQLNHRVLKVGKTDSGRYQLNMMNGKGPETRDFDLVLMCLPHSWLSTMRWDGEQLRQSMVKHIAYFDRPAHYLRVSILFDEPFWGEKIPGAWFMSEAFGGCCVYNEGARHDVGEHGVLNWLIAGSDALAFANLSDQELIDAALKSLPASLGHARAHFMEGKIHRWLSSVNALPGGMPARDVMTNHRPDPKQHPGLVVVGDYLFDSTLNGLLDSSDAATDIVVTETMRLRRARGEGARPASDKIDRGYFENYRELGPYHEVWSRFTDPAYLTDLIKIVWSRVKGYKLLVAGSASGELVGALRARGIDAWGIENNRAIHARTPKALKKFNRLGSIVDMPFKDGEFDIVFETSLCHVAEKQVARAVRELNRVVKTGVVFGSVTSDMAPALIDQYDLLRGVKKLGTWWEWSELFFNNGFDLSMHRRDCTDALWAATLAANKGPGHWYADSDSVRYSFFDKIAADD; this is translated from the coding sequence ATGCTGGATCTTGCAATCGTCGGCGGCGGCCCGGGCGGGCTGATGAGCGCCTGGTATCTCAAAAAGAAGCTGGGCGAGCTTTGCCGCGTCACCATTTACGAGGCCTCCGACCGCGTCGGCGGCAAGGTCCTGACGCGCAAATTCGATTCGGCGCCCGCGATGTACGAAGCCGGCGTCGCCGAGATCTACGATTACTCGATGACCGGCCCCGATCCGTTGCGCGAACTGATCCAGCATTTTGGCCTGCAGACCATCCCGATGGATGCCGAGCAAATCCAGCTCGACGGCGAACTGCTGCAGGACGTGCCGGGCATGCGCCGCAAATACGGCGCCAAGACCGCGGAGGCGATCGAAACGTTCCGCAAACGCTGCGCCGAAATGGTTTCGCCGGCCGAATATTACGAAGGCGTCGGCGCGCACGACAACGAGCATCCATGGGCCTACATCAGTTGCGAGGCGCTGCTCGACCGGGAAGTGCAAGACGAGACCGCCAAGCGCTTCTTCAAGGTGATGGCGCGCTCCGATCTCGCCACCGAGAGCCACAACACCAACGGGCTGAATGCGCTGAAGAACTTCGTGATGGATGTGGACGGCTATCTCGGCCTGTATTCGATCCAGAACGGAAACGAGCAGTTGATCGACTGCCTGCAGTCCGAAGTCGCCGCCGACATCCAGCTTAATCACCGGGTTCTCAAGGTCGGCAAGACCGATTCCGGCCGCTATCAGCTCAACATGATGAACGGCAAGGGACCGGAGACGCGGGATTTCGATCTGGTCCTGATGTGCCTGCCGCACTCCTGGCTCTCGACCATGCGCTGGGACGGCGAGCAGCTGCGCCAGTCGATGGTCAAGCACATCGCTTATTTCGACCGCCCCGCGCATTATCTGCGGGTCTCGATCCTGTTCGACGAGCCGTTCTGGGGCGAGAAGATCCCCGGCGCCTGGTTCATGTCGGAAGCGTTCGGCGGCTGCTGCGTTTACAACGAAGGCGCGCGTCACGACGTCGGCGAGCATGGTGTGCTGAACTGGCTGATCGCCGGTTCCGACGCACTGGCTTTCGCCAATCTCAGCGATCAGGAACTGATCGACGCCGCATTGAAGTCGCTGCCGGCCTCGCTCGGCCACGCCCGCGCGCATTTCATGGAAGGCAAGATCCACCGCTGGCTGTCGTCGGTGAATGCGCTTCCGGGCGGCATGCCGGCGCGCGACGTCATGACGAATCACCGTCCCGATCCGAAGCAGCACCCCGGCCTGGTCGTGGTCGGCGACTATCTGTTCGACTCGACGCTGAACGGCCTGCTCGATTCCTCCGATGCCGCCACCGACATCGTCGTCACCGAGACGATGCGGTTGCGCCGGGCCCGCGGCGAGGGAGCGAGGCCAGCATCCGACAAGATCGACCGCGGGTACTTCGAGAATTATCGGGAATTGGGACCCTATCACGAGGTCTGGAGCCGATTCACCGATCCAGCCTACCTGACGGATCTGATCAAGATCGTCTGGAGCAGGGTCAAGGGCTACAAGCTGCTGGTGGCCGGGTCCGCCAGCGGCGAACTGGTGGGAGCGCTGCGCGCCCGCGGCATCGACGCATGGGGCATCGAGAACAACCGTGCGATTCATGCCCGGACGCCGAAGGCGCTGAAGAAATTCAACAGACTTGGATCGATCGTCGATATGCCGTTCAAGGACGGCGAATTCGATATCGTATTCGAGACCAGCCTGTGCCACGTCGCTGAAAAGCAGGTCGCCCGCGCCGTTCGCGAACTGAACCGCGTCGTGAAAACCGGCGTCGTATTCGGATCGGTGACATCGGACATGGCGCCGGCGCTGATCGATCAATACGACCTCTTGCGCGGCGTGAAGAAGCTCGGGACCTGGTGGGAATGGTCGGAGTTGTTTTTCAACAACGGGTTCGACCTGTCGATGCACCGCCGCGACTGCACCGACGCGCTGTGGGCTGCAACGCTCGCCGCCAACAAAGGGCCCGGGCACTGGTATGCGGACTCCGACAGCGTACGTTACTCGTTCTTTGACAAGATCGCTGCCGACGATTGA